The bacterium genome contains the following window.
GAACGCGCCAGGAAATACGGGCTTGCTGAGCCTCCAGAAACGCATCAAGATTTTTTCGGGCTTCATCCCGACCATCATCGCCGGAGTTCGAGATGGCACGATCGAGCGCGAAGCGGTGCTCGAGATCACACGCACGGCATGGCAGGATTCAGTGGACGCCGCAGAGTCGTTCAACCGGCCGGGACGTTTCACGACTTTCGTCGCCTACGAGTACACGTCTTCCACCGACGACCGCGGCAACCTGCACCGCAACGTGATCTTCAAGGGCACCGACGAGCTCCCCGCCGTGCCATTCTCCAGGTTCCATTCGCAGAACCCGGAAGGCCTCTGGGATTGGATGGACGGGCTGCGGGCCGAGGGAATCGAGAGCCTCGCCATTCCGCACAACTCGAACGGTTCGAATGGGCAGATGTTCAAGCTCGTGGATTGGGCCGGGAATCCGTTGGACGATGCCTACACCGAGCGGCGCATCCGCAACGAGCCGCTGGTCGAGATCACCCAGGTCAAGGGAACCTCCGAGACCCATCCCGCCCTCTCCCCCAACGATGAGTTCTCGGATTTCGAGATCATGCCTTTCCGCGTGGGAACGACGCTTCCGAGCGAGCCCTCGGGCAGCTACGTGCGTCAAGCCCTGCGCAGGGGGCTCGCGCTCGAGAGCCAGGGCCTCACGAATCCGTACGAGTTCGGTTTCGTGGGTGCGAGCGATACGCATACCGCGGCAACCTCCGATGACGAGTCGAATTTCTTTTCGAAGGTCGGGTTGCTGGACGCCACCGGAGAACTGCGCGGAGCCGTTCCGGTTCCCCTGATTCCCTCGTTCCTGATGGGCATCATGGCGCCCAAGCAGCTGAAGGAGGTGGACGGAAAGACTTACATCGATGGTCCGACGGAAACCTTCGGCGCATCGGGTTTGACCGGAGTGTGGGCCGAGGAGAACACGCGGGACGCGATCTACGAGGCGTTCCGTCGCAAGGAGACCTTCGCGACCTCGGGTCCACGCATCCGGCTCCGCTTCTTCGCCGGCTACGGCTTCGGAGACGACCTGCTCGATTCCCCGGAAGCCGTGGCCCGGGCCTACGCGA
Protein-coding sequences here:
- a CDS encoding DUF3604 domain-containing protein; this translates as MSRGMRGSLLLLALLLLASLGCSKSEGDVLKEALKFTPGAVFEADGETLVLRAPRDPDRRAFFGDLHVHTTYSFDAFAFGTIATPYDAYRYATGEAIRHPGGFDVQLREPLDFFAVTDHAMFLGVVKAAADTSTAFSRLEVAKPLHDLNAPGNTGLLSLQKRIKIFSGFIPTIIAGVRDGTIEREAVLEITRTAWQDSVDAAESFNRPGRFTTFVAYEYTSSTDDRGNLHRNVIFKGTDELPAVPFSRFHSQNPEGLWDWMDGLRAEGIESLAIPHNSNGSNGQMFKLVDWAGNPLDDAYTERRIRNEPLVEITQVKGTSETHPALSPNDEFSDFEIMPFRVGTTLPSEPSGSYVRQALRRGLALESQGLTNPYEFGFVGASDTHTAATSDDESNFFSKVGLLDATGELRGAVPVPLIPSFLMGIMAPKQLKEVDGKTYIDGPTETFGASGLTGVWAEENTRDAIYEAFRRKETFATSGPRIRLRFFAGYGFGDDLLDSPEAVARAYASGVSMGSQLPAAAGEAPGFLLWALADPTGTPLQRLQIVKGWVDAEGETFEAVYDVACSGGASVDPETNRCPDNGAGVDLTDCSTTGNVGDPQLRALWHDPDFAPGQRAFYYARVLENPTCRWSTWDALRAGVPPRSDLAKTLQERAWSSPIQVLPGT